Proteins from a genomic interval of Rosa chinensis cultivar Old Blush chromosome 2, RchiOBHm-V2, whole genome shotgun sequence:
- the LOC112186575 gene encoding UPF0481 protein At3g47200 isoform X2 codes for MVAVFNKELLSWYLITVKLRETVESGIANPNQSIQSPDQNLQKREQQQSQSLQVVIQNGGDGKFEEGPKSPESEWVLTIKDKLEQASQDDAANVWSKLCIYRVPHYLREGDDKAYVPQIVSLGPYHHGRRRLRQMDRHKWRSLHQMLKRTNQDIKLYLDSMKEVEEKARSCYEGPVAISLSSNEFVEMMVLDGCFVLELFRGAADGFKQLGYPRNDPIFAMRGSMHSIQRDMIMLENQLPLFVLDRLLGLQLGDPELKGLVSKLALRFFDPLMPTDEPLTKSDRNKLESSLGYATTFDPLSDQGALHCLDVFRRSLLRSGPKPVPRVWIKRWSNVNRVADKRRTQLIHCVTELREAGIKFKKRKTDRFWDVKFENGILSIPRLLIHDVMLRLLTYLIVSAKRWSSTSMTVIFLGFRLM; via the exons ATGGTTGCTGTGTTCAACAAGGAGCTCCTGAGCTGGTACCTGATCACAGTCAAGCTCCGAGAAACAGTTGAATCCGGAATAGCAAATCCGAACCAATCAATCCAATCTCCTGATCAGAATCTGCAGAAACGAGAGCAGCAACAATCTCAGTCACTCCAAGTTGTGATCCAAAATGGTGGTGATGGGAAATTTGAAGAAGGGCCGAAATCGCCAGAGTCCGAGTGGGTTCTCACCATCAAAGATAAACTCGAGCAAGCTTCTCAAGACGATGCAGCAAATGTGTGGTCAAAGCTCTGCATCTACAGAGTCCCACATTACCTGAGAGAAGGTGATGACAAAGCTTATGTTCCTCAGATTGTGTCATTGGGGCCTTACCACCATGGAAGGAGACGCCTTCGCCAAATGGACCGCCACAAGTGGCGTTCGCTACATCAAATGCTCAAGAGGACTAATCAGGACATAAAGCTCTATCTGGATTCTATGAAAGAAGTTGAAGAAAAAGCTCGGTCTTGCTATGAAGGGCCGGTTGCAATCAGCCTTAGTAGCAATGAGTTTGTTGAAATGATGGTGCTTGATGGTTGCTTTGTGCTTGAGCTATTTCGTGGTGCAGCTGATGGGTTTAAGCAACTCGGGTACCCTCGAAacgatcccatttttgcaatgcGTGGCTCGATGCATTCGATTCAGAGGGACATGATTATGCTTGAGAATCAGCTTCCACTTTTCGTTCTTGATCGGCTATTGGGTCTGCAGTTGGGGGATCCTGAGCTTAAAGGACTTGTATCCAAGCTAGCATTGAGGTTTTTCGATCCATTAATGCCAACAGATGAGCCATTAACAAAGAGTGATAGGAACAAATTGGAGTCATCACTGGGATATGCAACAACCTTTGATCCATTGTCTGATCAAGGTGCCCTTCATTGCCTTGATGTTTTCCGACGTAGTCTATTGCGATCAGGGCCGAAACCTGTGCCAAGAGTTTGGATCAAGAGATGGTCAAACGTGAATCGGGTTGCCGATAAAAGGAGGACACAGTTGATTCATTGTGTCACAGAGCTTAGGGAGGCCGGGATCAAGTTCAAGAAGAGGAAGACTGATCGGTTCTGGGATGTGAAATTTGAAAATGGGATTCTGAGTATTCCAAGGCTCTTGATCCACGATG TGATGCTGAGGTTGCTGACCTATTTAATCGTCTCTGCCAAGAGGTGGTCTTCGACATCAATGACAGTTATCTTTCTCGGCTTTCGGCTGATGTAA
- the LOC112186575 gene encoding UPF0481 protein At3g47200 isoform X1 produces the protein MVAVFNKELLSWYLITVKLRETVESGIANPNQSIQSPDQNLQKREQQQSQSLQVVIQNGGDGKFEEGPKSPESEWVLTIKDKLEQASQDDAANVWSKLCIYRVPHYLREGDDKAYVPQIVSLGPYHHGRRRLRQMDRHKWRSLHQMLKRTNQDIKLYLDSMKEVEEKARSCYEGPVAISLSSNEFVEMMVLDGCFVLELFRGAADGFKQLGYPRNDPIFAMRGSMHSIQRDMIMLENQLPLFVLDRLLGLQLGDPELKGLVSKLALRFFDPLMPTDEPLTKSDRNKLESSLGYATTFDPLSDQGALHCLDVFRRSLLRSGPKPVPRVWIKRWSNVNRVADKRRTQLIHCVTELREAGIKFKKRKTDRFWDVKFENGILSIPRLLIHDGTKSLFLNLIAFEQCHLDCSNDITSYVIFMDNLINSPADVGYLHYCGIIEHWLGSDAEVADLFNRLCQEVVFDINDSYLSRLSADVNRYYDHRWNAWRASLKHNYFSNPWAILSFLAAVVLLFLTFTQTFYGVYSYYRPPN, from the coding sequence ATGGTTGCTGTGTTCAACAAGGAGCTCCTGAGCTGGTACCTGATCACAGTCAAGCTCCGAGAAACAGTTGAATCCGGAATAGCAAATCCGAACCAATCAATCCAATCTCCTGATCAGAATCTGCAGAAACGAGAGCAGCAACAATCTCAGTCACTCCAAGTTGTGATCCAAAATGGTGGTGATGGGAAATTTGAAGAAGGGCCGAAATCGCCAGAGTCCGAGTGGGTTCTCACCATCAAAGATAAACTCGAGCAAGCTTCTCAAGACGATGCAGCAAATGTGTGGTCAAAGCTCTGCATCTACAGAGTCCCACATTACCTGAGAGAAGGTGATGACAAAGCTTATGTTCCTCAGATTGTGTCATTGGGGCCTTACCACCATGGAAGGAGACGCCTTCGCCAAATGGACCGCCACAAGTGGCGTTCGCTACATCAAATGCTCAAGAGGACTAATCAGGACATAAAGCTCTATCTGGATTCTATGAAAGAAGTTGAAGAAAAAGCTCGGTCTTGCTATGAAGGGCCGGTTGCAATCAGCCTTAGTAGCAATGAGTTTGTTGAAATGATGGTGCTTGATGGTTGCTTTGTGCTTGAGCTATTTCGTGGTGCAGCTGATGGGTTTAAGCAACTCGGGTACCCTCGAAacgatcccatttttgcaatgcGTGGCTCGATGCATTCGATTCAGAGGGACATGATTATGCTTGAGAATCAGCTTCCACTTTTCGTTCTTGATCGGCTATTGGGTCTGCAGTTGGGGGATCCTGAGCTTAAAGGACTTGTATCCAAGCTAGCATTGAGGTTTTTCGATCCATTAATGCCAACAGATGAGCCATTAACAAAGAGTGATAGGAACAAATTGGAGTCATCACTGGGATATGCAACAACCTTTGATCCATTGTCTGATCAAGGTGCCCTTCATTGCCTTGATGTTTTCCGACGTAGTCTATTGCGATCAGGGCCGAAACCTGTGCCAAGAGTTTGGATCAAGAGATGGTCAAACGTGAATCGGGTTGCCGATAAAAGGAGGACACAGTTGATTCATTGTGTCACAGAGCTTAGGGAGGCCGGGATCAAGTTCAAGAAGAGGAAGACTGATCGGTTCTGGGATGTGAAATTTGAAAATGGGATTCTGAGTATTCCAAGGCTCTTGATCCACGATGGTACTAAATCTCTATTCCTCAATCTTATTGCATTTGAGCAGTGTCATCTTGATTGCAGCAATGACATTACCTCCTATGTCATCTTCATGGACAACTTGATCAACTCTCCTGCTGATGTGGGTTATCTACATTATTGTGGCATAATTGAACACTGGCTTGGCAGTGATGCTGAGGTTGCTGACCTATTTAATCGTCTCTGCCAAGAGGTGGTCTTCGACATCAATGACAGTTATCTTTCTCGGCTTTCGGCTGATGTAAACCGCTACTACGACCACCGGTGGAATGCATGGCGTGCCAGTTTAAAGCACAACTACTTCAGCAATCCCTGGGCCATCCTCTCCTTCCTTGCTGCTGTTGTGTTGCTGTTTCTGACTTTCACTCAAACCTTCTATGGAGTTTATAGCTACTATAGACCGCCAAACTAG
- the LOC112186577 gene encoding protein RER1A has product MDTGAAGVGLAATADPSSEGSPLDAFQALSFGVSRRFQHLLDKTTPHLLYRWLATLAVALVYAFRIYRVQGFYVVSYGLGIYLLNLLIGFLSPQVDPEIHDLSDGPSLPTRGSDEFRPFVRRLPEFKFWYSITKAFCIAFVMTFFSAFDVPVFWPILLFYWLVLFVLTMRRQIVHMVKYKYVPFSIGKQRYDGKKASAL; this is encoded by the exons ATGGACACCGGAGCGGCGGGCGTGGGTCTCGCCGCCACCGCCGACCCGTCGTCTGAGGGATCGCCGCTCGACGCATTCCAGGCATTGAGCTTCGGCGTCTCGCGCCGATTTCAGCACTTGCTCGACAAAACGACGCCGCACCTCCTCTACCGCTGGCTCGCCACCCTCGCCGTCGCCTTGGTCTACGCCTTCCGCATCTACCGGGTCCAGGGATTCTACGTCGTGTCGTACGGCTTGGGGATCTACCTCCTCAACTTGCTCATcggctttctctctcctcaggtCGACCCGGAGATCCACGACCTTTCCGACGGCCCCAGCCTCCCCACCCGCGGATCCGACGAGTTCCGTCCCTTCGTTCGACGCCTCCCCGAGTTTAAATTCTG GTACTCAATTACAAAGGCGTTTTGCATTGCTTTCGTGATGACATTCTTCAGTGCATTTGATGTGCCTGTGTTCTGGCCCATTCTTCTCTTTTACTGGCTTGTGCTCTTTGTTCTCACAATGAGGAGGCAGATCGTGCACATGGTTAAGTACAAATATGTTCCCTTCTCTATTGGCAAGCAG AGGTATGATGGAAAGAAAGCTTCTGCACTGTAA